One stretch of Archocentrus centrarchus isolate MPI-CPG fArcCen1 chromosome 5, fArcCen1, whole genome shotgun sequence DNA includes these proteins:
- the LOC115779856 gene encoding uncharacterized protein LOC115779856 — protein sequence MQKRTPNGQLVKEKMDLTFALRRKEVVESEPAVCEMVERWPALFTEDQVCMEFNRIVGKNLKQEFYESIDRHSPRLIEIFRSKRGNIGQMLTQLSQQTKTAEPTDIRTLVLRGLPVILGDNPTDFYKPAFDSDDDDSFRNIDIGILLVEPEGAVPSSSLHLSPASLKIVIEGEVVMDNIQDLPKAMCLLFGLAYAMHLSYPISMKFTFQFIQQVFLELGHVELKPKLQTLKNQLAM from the exons atgcagaagagaaCACCAAATGGACAGCTTGTAAAAGAGAAGATGGATCTGACGTTTGCattgagaagaaaagaggtggtGGAGTCAGAACCTGCCGTATGTGAGATGGTGGAACGTTGGCCTGCTCTTTTCACAGAAGATCAG gTATGCATGGAGTTCAACAGGATTGTTGGCAAGAATCTCAAACAGGAATTCTATGAGAGCATTGATCGGCACAGTCCTCGTCTTATCGAGATTTTTCGATCCAAGAGAGGGAACATTGGCCAAATGTTGACACAGCTTTCCCAACAAACAAAG ACTGCAGAGCCAACTGATATTCGAacactggtgctcagaggactTCCTGTTATCCTTGGTGACAAccccacagacttctacaaaccagccttt gactcagatgatgatgactctTTCCGCAACATTGACATTGGGATCCTCCTTGTTGAACCTGAAGGTGCTGTGCCCTCATCCTCCCTGCATCTCAGTCCAGCCTCACTAAAAATTGTCATTGAGGGAGAAGTGGTGATGGACAACATTCAAGACCTGCCAAAAGCTATGTGTCTTCTCTTTGGACTTGCATATGCAATGCATCTCAGTTACCCCATTTCTATGAAGTTCACGTTCCAGTTCATCCAACAGGTATTTCTTGAGCTGGGCCACGTTGAACTAAAACCAAAGTTACAAAcattgaaaaaccagcttgcgaTGTAA